In one window of Deltaproteobacteria bacterium DNA:
- a CDS encoding nucleotidyltransferase family protein — protein MDCSQDADYFRAGYHDHCGGFAINGKSLSADDVIRELQRIKDQLRTKYGVTRIGVFGSFARGERGIDSDVDIVVEMEPNLFLRAVLKAELTARFGKPVDVIRYRRGMNERLKRRIDQEACYA, from the coding sequence ATGGATTGCAGTCAAGATGCTGATTATTTTCGGGCAGGATACCATGACCATTGTGGAGGTTTCGCTATAAACGGGAAATCCCTCTCGGCGGATGATGTGATCCGTGAACTCCAACGTATCAAAGATCAGTTGCGGACCAAATACGGTGTAACGAGGATCGGCGTTTTCGGATCGTTTGCCCGGGGGGAAAGAGGCATTGACAGCGACGTGGATATCGTTGTCGAGATGGAGCCGAACCTGTTCCTGAGGGCCGTGCTCAAGGCGGAATTGACGGCGCGTTTTGGCAAGCCTGTGGATGTCATCCGATACCGCCGAGGAATGAACGAGCGCCTCAAGAGACGCATCGATCAGGAGGCCTGCTATGCGTGA